The Planctomycetaceae bacterium DNA segment AAGTACTGCATTCGTTCCAGACCAAATTGCTTCGTGAGCGTGGCTCCGTCCAGATACAGCCATGCCGGCTGCAGATCCGCCACGATTCCCAGTGCGGCCATGCGATCGATGGCTTCAGCGCTCATGAAGTTGCAGTGAGTGATGCAGGGCCGCAGTTCAGCAACGGGCAGCGTCTGATTGACGTGATCGTAGGCATCAATCAACGCGTCAACGGCACCATCGCCGACCGAATGCGCGGTCATCTGCAGTTCATGAGACAGCGCCGCGTGAGCGATCTGACGCAGCTTTTCCGGTTCGACGTACAGCAGGCCCCGGTAGTCCGGGTCGGTGATCGAATAGATGTCGCTGACTCCCCACGGGCGACGCATGTACGCGCTGCCGGTCAGCATGCCGCCATCCAGAAAGATTTTGACGCCGCGAAGCCACAGCCGTTCGTTTCTGTCGTGCAGCGGGTGAGATGCGGCCTGTGCAATCTGCTTCTGAATCTCTTCGATCGGCTGCTGAGCGTTCACGGCGTAGTACAGAAAAACGCGGCAGCTGAGTTCGCCGCTGTTAAGCAGTCGCTGATAAATGGCAATTGCCGCATCGCCGGCATTGCGGTCACTGATGCTGGTGATCCCGACGGCGTTGTACGCGGTCAGAAGCTGCTTCAGCCGCAGAGTCCGGTCGTCGTCGGTCGGCGACTTGCCGGTTGCCCCGGTCTTAATCAGACGCGTGCAACTGCGAAGAATTCCGGTCAGTTGCCCGGTTTTCGGATCGCGTTCCAGGTAACCGGGTTCGCCGTCGGTGATTTCGAAATCGTCACCGATGCCGCTGATTTCCAGAGCCAGAGAATTGACCGCTGCGTCCGGACCGGTGCGAAACAGCACAGGATTCCGCGGTGCGACCAGATCCAGCTCTTTGCGAGTCGGAAACCGCTGGTCTCGCAGCCGTGTGATGAACACCTGCTGCACGACAATCCAGTCGCCGTCGTCCAGCAGCTCCGCGCGCCGGCGGATGTAGTTCAGAACGTCGCTAATCGTGTCCATTTCGGGCACGGGATGATCGAACTCGTACATCGATGCACCGGTCGGATGCGTGTGCGAATCAATCAGCCCCGGAAGCACCGTACTTCCCCGCAGATCAATCACCCGCGTCGAATCAGCCTTCAATAAAAGGACGTCATCGTCGCTGCCGACGGCAGTGATCTGTTCGCCGCGAACGGCAAACGCCTGAGCGATCGAAAACGGTTCGTCAACGGTCACAATGTGGCCGTTGAGAAAGATAAGCTCCGGAGGCTGAGCGACAACAACCGGGCTCGTCAACGTCGCGGTCAAAACACACGCGGCTAAAAGCTGTCTGCGTCGGTGCATCGTCACGCCTTCGTTTTGAGTTCGTCTCGATCTGTCGGATGAACGAATGGCCTGTTGCGCAGGACACTGAACTGGCTGCAGGATAACTCGTTGCATGGCCGCAGACACGTCCGGAGGTGCCCCGGATAATGTGAAATGCCGTCGCAGGCAACTTCACACGCCTGTCGGCTTCCCTTCACAACTTGCGCGACGCAGTGAGTTCGGGTTGGCGAGTATCGCAAACCGGCTGATTCGCTATCGTGCGGTCGACGTGACCTGAGCATGCAAGTCTTCGGGCAGGAATTCCGACCACATGGTGTATCTGTTAACCGCGGCGGGGCGGAAGTCCGTCGCCGACAAATACCGCGACAGCCTGTTGAACGATGTGGTGCCGTTTTGGCTGCGGCATGGCGTCGACGACGAATACGGCGGCATCATCACCGGACTTGATCGCGACGGTACGGTCATCGATACCGACAAGGGAATGTGGCAGCAGGGACGATGGCTGTGGCTGTTGGCAGAACTCTGCAACACGGTGGAAGCTCGCGACGAGTGGCTGCGGACGGCGCTGCGGACAGCGGATTTCATCGAACGCTTCGGCTTCGATCAGTCCGACGGCCGGATGTGGTTTCAGGTGACTCGCGAAGGCCGGCCGCTGCGAAAACGCAGGTACGCCTTTTCGGAAAGTTTCGCCGCGATTGGGTTCGGCGAACTCGCTCAAGCCACCGGCGATCGACGATACGCGGAACTGGCTCAGCGGTGCTTTCACGCGTTTGTCAGTCACGTCCCGCCGCCGAAGTTCACGGACGAACGCCCGGCCAGGAGTCTCGGCATGCCGATGATCACGATCGCGACGGCGCAGGATCTGCGAGATTCCATTTCACTCGAGTGTGCGAACGCGTGGATCGACCGCAGTGTGGAGATTATCTGTCGCGACCACCGGAAGCCTGATATTCGCTGCGTGATGGAAACCGTCGGGCTCGACGGAAAGATCATCGACCATTTCGACGGCAGAACTCTGAATCCCGGGCACGCGATTGAAGCCGCATGGTTCCTGATGCTGGATGGCCGGTATCGAAATGACACCGTTCTTCAGAAGACCGGCTGCGAAATGCTCGACTGGATGTGGGAACGCGGCTGGGACCGGGAACACGGCGGTCTGCTGTACTTCGTGGATGTCGATGGTCATCCGGTACAGGAATACTGGCACGACATGAAGTTCTGGTGGCCGCAGTGTGAGCTGATGCTCGCCGCGCTGCTGGCGTTTGAACTGACAGGCGACGCGAAGTATGCCGGCTGGCACGCGAAGGCTCACGATTGGTTCTTTGAGCACTTCGCGGACCGCGAACACGGTGAGTTTTTCGGATACCTCCACCGCGATGGAACGCTGAGCAGCACTCTGAAGGGCAATCTGTGGAAAGGTCCGTTTCACATCCCGCGAATGCTGCTGTGGTCGTGGCAGTGGCTTACTTCAGATGGGCATCCGCAAAGTTCATGTACTGTTCCCAGTCGAAATCCGTGACGTCGTGTTTTCCGGTGCGAATGTGATAGGCGACATCCGTCCGGACGGGTTCATTGACCTTCGGCATCGTGTCGGACGGCAGTCCGTGTTTCCCGAACAGTTCATACACCGGACCGGCGTGGTACAGCGACAGCATTTCGCCCTTCGGATCGGCCCACGTGTCTTCTTCGGCGCTGGCCACGTACACGGGTCGCGGCGCGATCAGCGCGATCAGCATGTGATGATCGACGGGCATCGCGTCTTCATTGCCGTTGTACTTGCGGTGGTTGAGGCAGAACCAGTGCGGAAACGACGTGTTGATGCGTTCCACCGTTTCCCCGAAGCGGCGTCGAGCAAGTGCCGCACCGCCGCAGCCGCTGTCGTTCGAAATGACCATCGCGAATCGGGGATCGGTGGCCCCCGCCCACAGCGAGGTTTTTCCCAGCCGTGAATGGCCGAAGACGGCAACTCTTGAGCCGTCGATCAGCGGGTCGGATTCCAGCACGTCCAGCGCGCGGCTGAGTCCCCAGGCCCACGCGCTGATGGAACCGCCGGTGTTGCCGTCACGATTTTCACTGCCGGGAAACAGCGCGTGAATGCCGTTGTGAAACCCGTCGTCGTAATCAGGATCGATGTCTCCGTAATAAACGGTGACCAGTCCGTAGCCGCGTTCGATGATCCGCGACACGGCCCAGCGACTGCTGCTGCTTCCGCGAGACTTGTCCGTGGCGCGGTTATCGGCAATGCCGCGTTCTTTGTCATTGCGGACCCACGATTCCGTGATGTGAATGGCGGGATCGGGGTCGACGGTGTGGTTGCCGTGAAAATTGCAGCCCAGGAATGCCGGGACCGGCCCCGATGAAGCAGCCGGCGTATAGACCAGCAGATCCATGGCCGGGCCGCTGTCATCGTCTGAAAAGAACACGGTGATCTCCCGGCGAATGGCCTTTCCGTTGAGGGCGTTGTCGACGCGAGACCGGATCCGGGTTCGAAGCTGCGGAACATTCGGGGGCAGTTTGCCGAACACGTTTTCTTCGAACAGGTTCAGAATCTCCGGACGCCGAATGCGATTCCAGGTCTCGCCGTCTGTGACTCGGTCGCCGGACACTGTCGTCAGCAAGTCCGGCAGTTCATATTTCGGCACCTTGCTTTCGTCATAGTTAAAGCCATCAGGTTGCGCGAAAGCAGTCATGGGCAACAGTACCGGAATCAAAAGCGGGGTGAGTAAACTTCGGGCTGTCATGGCGGTTCCCATTTGGAAGGCGTTAAGGTGGCGGCGGACTTGCGGACATTGAGATGGCGGTTGCGTGCGGCTCCAATTGACCGGACTGAGACGGATGACTGTTTTTCCGCCAGCGGCGTCTCGGCCGTTCAGAACTGTCCTTTCACCGGACGCTGCAACCCGGTCTTCTGAAAATGGGCGCCGGGAGTATCGATCCATCGGGCAGTGCGCAAATCGTATCTGTGCGAGGAATCTCGTGCAAAGCCCTCATCGACGCGGCAAACGTTCCGCCGATCCACGAATGTTCCATTCAAACCAGACGGCAGAAGTCGGACAGGTATGAACACTGCAACGACCACCAGTCCGGCAGCTTCACTGCCGGACCGCATTGCCGGCTACCAGCGCTGGCGAGACCTGCTGTTCGTCCATTGGCGGATTCCCGCGTCACAACTGCAGCCGCTGATTCCGAACGGTCTTCGTGTCGAAGAATACGATGGCACCGCATGGCTGGGGTTTGTTCCGTTTGCGATGGAAGGAATCCGACCGTGGTGGTCACCGGCGGTACCGGGGATTTCCGCGTTTCTGGAAACGAACGTGCGTACCTACGTTCGCCATACCAGCGGCAAGTGCGGTGTGTGGTTCTTCAGCCTGGACGCCAACAGTCGCGTGGCGGTGCGTGTCGCACGGTTGTTCTGGCATCTGAACTATATTCATTCGGCGATGACGCTGCGTCGAAGCGATGACAGCATCACCTACGCGGGGCAACGGAAAACAGAACCGCCGATCGGTTACGAGGTCGTGTGCGAGCCACAGTTGTCGTCACCGCTGTCCGTCGCTGAAGAAGGAACCTGCGAGCAGTTCCTGCTGGAGCGATACACATTGTTCACCGTCCGAAGAGACGGCCGAATCTGTTGCGGGCAGGTGTATCATGTTCCGTACGAGTTTCGTGCGGTGCGACTTCTGACGTGCGAGCAGACTTTGACGAAGGCTGCCGGAATCGAAGGCCTTCACAAGCGATCTCCGGACCATGCTGTGTTCGCGCCGGGTGTCGACGTTGTGGTTTCTCGACTGGAACCACTGCCGACGTAAGCCCCTTCGAAGTCGAGCAACTTCGCGCATAGGCGATCGGACGATAAGAACTTAGCAGTGCAGAGCGGCCATTGTTTCATCCTCCCGTTGAAACGGGAGGGTCGCCGATCGAATGCCGTTCAGGCGTTCGATCGCGGGGAGGGATGAGCACAGGGAACTCACGTCGCGCGGCCGACCCTCCCTCGCATGATCGGCTGAACGCCGATCATGCTCGACCCTCCCGTTTCAACGGGAGGGTATGTTCTCATCGGCCGCAGGCCTTACGCCTGACATATCCGGTGATGTTCCGCATCAGACAGTGTTACACAAGGCGACGGGTTCACGCGTCGTCATACAGTCGGTGAAGATGCTCGCCCGCTTTTCGAACCAGCAGAATTCCTTCGTCTTCGCGGTTCGCGAATGACTCGACGTCGATCGTCGCCGGATCACGCCAGGCAAGATTGATGCGTTCACAGACTTCGCGCGGAATCTGTGAAGCGACGGTCACCGTTACTCGCGGTTTCTCGACTCCGTCTTCGAACGTGCCCGAACCGCGAACGTGAGTCGAATGAGCGAGCGCTCCCCAGGGATGGTTTTTGAACCGGTCCCATTGCTTTGTGAAGTAGTCGCGAACGTGGTAGCCAACGGCTTCGATGGCCGCTGCATGCGTCACCGAAATTTCCTTCATGTGCGGAGCGTAGATGATCAGTTCACCGCCATCGGCGACAACCGGTTCCAGCTTGTACATGCATTTTCCAGCCACCCAGAGTTCGTCGTACATCTCCGGAGCACACGACAACACTTGTCGAAACGGTTTGCGGAAACGTTTGATGTGGACCTGCCCGGACAGTTCGGACGCCTGTCGCCACGCATCTTCCGGCGTTCCGTAGAACATGCCGTAGGGCGAAGCGTCTGCGGCGACAACAAAGGCCAGGCAGCGGCGTTCGACGGGAATCATTCGAGCCGCACGGTCGACGATGCGTCGAACGGGAGTGTCCTGAATTCCAATGATGCCCACATTGGTGATCAGTGCTCCCAGCCAGTGAAAAAAGTTCAGCAGTTCCGGCCCGGAAATCCCTGGAAAGAAATACTTGTTGCCTCCGCTGAATCCCACAACTTCGTGCGGGAACACGGGTCCCGCAACCAGCGCGACGTCGTAGTCAGGAACTCGCCTGTTGATCTGAACCGGGACTTCCTGCGAGAGCACTCCGCCGGAAATTTCGCGAGTTTCGGCTTCCGTCAGCGTGCCGATCGTGGTCAGCGCTTCCGGGTCGTTCCAGGCATGATTGAACAGTCCGACGTCGTCGCAGGGATCATCGTCGGCAATCCCCAGCATCGTACGAAGTTTCGGCACTGGCATCGGCGGATGAGTTCCCAGCGCCACCAGCAGGTCCAGCTTCTTCGCGACGGAACCAAGAATCCTGCGGATCTCCGGAAACAGCACGTTCAGGGGAGCTGTGCGAGTACTGTCGGGGACGATCAGCAGCACTTTCCGGTCGCGGAAATCGTCAACGGGAAGATTGGTGTGCAGCCAGTTGCGAACATCATCCGGGCGCAGAGTCGGCAGGTCGGCAGTCATGGAGATTCCGCAAACGAATCCAGGTTACGGTGCGCCCAGAACGACGGGTATCGTCAGTGTTTCCTGGCCGCGGCGGACTCGCACCTGGATCGTGTCACCCGCGCGACTGGTCTTCAGGAAGTCAGTCAGTGCCGGAAACGAATCGATCTCCGTGTCATTCAGGCCGACGATCAGATCGCCGACCTGAACGCCCGCTTGCTCCGCTCCCGTGTCTTTGCTGACAAATTCCACCAGCACACCCTGGCCGTCCAGATCTCCCGAAAAATCGGGGCGGATGCCCAGCACAGGAATGTTGCGGGTGCGCCGCCGCGGACGTCCCTTGCCATCCAGAAACGTCGGCGCTACCGGCAGTGCGTCGATCCCCCGGAGGAGGTGCTCGCTGTAGTCAATGACCCTGACGACACCGTCGACATTGATGGTGTTGAAGTCGTCGTCGGGCGTGTGGTACAGGTCCGTCAGCCCCGTGAAGCAGAACAGTACCGGCACGCCTTTTTGAAAGAACGGCAGATGGTCGCTGCCCGCGAACGCGCTGTCGACGCTGCGGACATTCAGCGGAGACGCCTGATCGGCCGATTGCACGATCGCCCGGAACTGCGGCGAACTGCCGACGCCGTTCACTTCAATCTGGTTGTTCCGAAGATTGCCGATCATGTCGAAATTCAGCATGGCCACCGTTTCTTCCAGCGGAACGGCCGGATGCTGAACATAATGCCGGCTTCCCAGCAGACCTCGTTCTTCACCGGAAAAGCAGATGAACATCATGCGACGCTTTGGTTTCGGACCGGCGGTGATTCTTCGTGCCAGTTCCAGAACCGCGGCGGTGCCGGTGGCGTTGTCATCGGCGCCGTTGTGAACTTCACCCGTGCGATGCGCCGCCCGCGATCCGAAGCCGCCGAATCCCAGGTGGTCGTAGTGCGCACCGATCACGATCGTTTCATCGGACAGCGGCCCTTCCCCTTCAACGACGCCGATCAGGTTGTTGGTAGTCACGCTGTCAACTTTGAATTCCGTCTGAATGTCCGCGGACCAGCCATCCATCGACTGCGATATCGGCGTCATCGTGCTGTCGATGTGCCTGGCGACGTCGGCGAATCGGGAAAGCTGCTGACCGTCGCCTGTCTTCAGCGGTTGAATCTGCAGCAGCCGATCAACCACGAGCTGCCGGACATGAATGAAGGGAATCCCGGCTTCGGCACCTCCAAATCCCGCCGGAGGCGTCAGTTCATCGCGATCCGGCGACGCGGCCGTGGACAGATCGTTGACGAAGATGACCGCCGCGGCTCCGTGATTCGTGGCCAACTGAAGTTTGGTATCGATGTACGAATGCTGAGTCGTTTCCGTTCCGCGAAACGTGCCGTCGGCGCGCGAATGCTGTGGTTCGCGGCGAATCATCACCAGAATCTTTCCGCTGACGTCGATACCGGCATAGTCGTCGTAGTTTTCTTCCGGCGCCGTGATGCCGTAGCCGATAAACACCAGCTCCGCCGCTGCCATCCCGTTGGTTCCGCGTCGCATCGGCTGATAATCATTCGGCCGGTTCAGGACGATGGACTGATTGCCGGCATGAGTCAACCGGACGTGAGTTTCCGGAGCGACGACGACATCGCCGATCCGAACGTCGAAGGGCTGCAGATACGAACCATCGGGCATCCCCGGTTTGACACCGAGCCTGGCGAATTCGGATGTAATCCGTTCGGCGGCAAGTTCGATGCCGTGCGTTTCAATTCCGCGGCCCTCCAGTTCGTCAGAAGCGAAGTACCTGATGTCGCCGCCGACGCGGGCCACCGCCGCCTCAAACGCTTCACTGTCCGCGGAGACGCCCGCGACCGGGCACAGCAGCATGATTCCTGCAAACGCCGCGGCCATCTGTCGGTTGAGCATCCGTCTGTTGAGATTGTGCATCCGGTCACCTTTGCTAACGATGCTTGTGACGTGACAGTTCACCCATGAACAACGCCCGCGAAAAGCCCGCTGCAATTCCGCTATACCGCGAGCGGGGCAGAATGAGACATTTGGGCTCGCGGGAGTAAGAAGAGCGAAAAGTATCGGCGTCCGCCGCGGCCAGTATAAATTGAAACCTGCCGGATCTTCTCAACAGGCCAGCGGTCATGCAACCGCAGTTGAACCCGCGCCGGCGTTGCATTCGACCGGCCGCCGAAGGTCGCCGGTCCCTGGCAACTGCGATCTCCAGCGCCGTATACTCAGAGTTCTGAGCGAGTTCTGCGCACGTTGTCTCTGGTTCAGGGAGATTCCTCACATGTCCCGCCTGCACATGTCCCGCCTGCTGTCACTGTTCGCGTGTTTCGCCGCATGCTCAATCGTCGCTGCCGGCGACGGCAACCGCCTGGCGTACCTGGACGAATGCAATCCGTGGTACCCGGACAAGGACTTTCCGAAGCTCATCACGCCGCAGTGGGTCGGCGAAGACGGAGTCGAAGCGGTTGTCGTGCTGGCTATCGACGACATGCGGGACACCGCCAAATACGAACAGTACCTGCGGCCGATTCTGAACCGCCTGAAACAGATCGACGGCCGGGCTCCCGTCAGCATCATGACCTGCGAAGTCAAACCCGATGATCCTCAACTGCAAAGCTGGCTGGAAGAAGGACTCAGCATCGAAGTCCACACCATCGACCATCCCTGCCCGCTGCTGCAGGGGTCGCTGGAAAAAGCTCAGTCCACCTACGACCGCTGCATCGATCTGCTGAGCCAGATTCCCGGCAACAAACCGGTCGCGTTTCGAACTCCGTGCTGCGATTCCCTGAACACGGTCAGCCCAAGGTTCTATTCCGAAATCTTCAGCGGCACGACACCGGAAGGAAATTACCTGCAGATCGATTCGTCCGTGATGAACTTCTTCACCTCCGACGACGAATCCATCCCCCGCGATCTGGTCCTGGACGAAGACGGCAACGAACGCTTCTGGAAGTATAAAGTCAAAAACCTGAAACGCGGCGAGATCGTTCACAACAACTTTGTGAACTACATCACCAACTATCCATATCCGTATGTGATCAACAACACGTGCTGGCAGTTCCCCTGCGTGGCTCCCAGCGACTGGTCAGCTCAACACCTTCACGGAGTCAACAATCCTCAGACGGTCGAAGACTGGAAGGCCGCCCTGGACATCACGGTCCACAAGCAGGGAGTCTTCAATCTGGTCTTCCACCCTCACGGCTGGATCACCGCCGAACAGGTCGTGGAACTAATCGACCACGCCGTCAAGAAGCATGGAAAGAAAGTGAAGTTCCTGACGTTTCGCGAAGCGGCGGAGAGGCTGAGCGACAATCTTACCGATTGGGACCGGCTGTCCAGTGAGCGACGGATTTTGGATGTTGACGGAGACGGATTCATCGACATTGTTTACGGCGGCATCCGTTCAATGTACGAAACTGAGGAACGTGGAAAGGACGATCCACGTGCAACGAGAATCTGGACCGATGGTGCCTGGCAGAGCACACCGTTTCCGGTTTGTTTCTTGGAATCACACAACCACGGGCTCAGTGACCGGCATGTCAGGTTCTTTTCGCATCCAGCGAACGGTATCACGATAGTCTTTGACCCCAATCCATTGCGAGCCGACTGGCAAGCGCAGCGACAACCGACCGGATGGGAGTTCACTGGCACCTGGAAGCCGAATCCCGTCGGACCGTCTGGCGGGATTCGAGACTTGAAGATTCCCCGGTATCTCGGCGGTACCCGATTTCTTGACTTTGACGGCGATGGTTTCTGCGAACTCTTGCTGTTCCACAACCACTTCGAAGAGAACCTGATGGCCGACATACCGGGAAAGTCGGTTAGCGAGGTCTGGAAGTACGAAGTGGCTGATCAAACATGGCTTCCAACCAACGCGCAGTTTCCTATAGATCCAAACAGGCATCTCTTGCAGGCAATCCGGTTTGTGGACGTCAATCAAGACGGCTTGATGGACCTGTGTCTTTCTGACGAGATGGAATCACACGTCTGGCTAATGACGTCGAAAGACCTTGGCTGGACAAAGAAAGTGCTTCTGCCAGACGCGTCGCGGTGGCCATCTTTCTTTCGTGATGGGACAGTGATGGATCTAGCTGGCAACGAGTGGCCCTACCAGGAAGACAACGGCTTCTTCGTCCACGATCGTCACCTGTGCTGGCAGAACGAAGACACGGCTCATCTGCCGGATCTGATTTATCGCGTTTCGTTTGATGAACTGTTGGCCGCGGCGGACGCAGGCGGAACCGAGCAAGCAGGCCGGAACAAGGTCGCCCCGAATGCCGGAGCATCGCGAACGGGCGAACAGCGTCAGCAATCTGACAATGGTTCGATACCGATCGACGGCGACCGCCGCTCCGGCGACGAACCGGTTCGCTCGATCCGGCCTACGCCCGTCGGAGCCGCCGTCATCGACATCACGCCCGATTACCCCGTGCGGCTGACCGGTTACGGAAACCGCACGAAGGAATCCGAAGGCATCGCAACCCCCATCCACGCCCGAGCCCTCGTGATCGGCGGCAACGCCCCTCGTTCCGAGGCTCCGCCTCGGAACGCACTGCCAGGAGGCTCTGCCTCTGGTTCAGCGGCGTCAGATGCGGAACGCGAACAACAGGCGGAGCCTGCAAGGCAGCGCGTTCCAGGGCAGAGCCCTGGAACGAGGGGAGAGCCCCTCACCGTTCTCCTCACCGTCGACAACTGCGGCGTGCCCGACGAAGTCACTGAAGTCGTGTTCGCGAAACTCGCGGAACAATACGGCATCGCCCGCGAACGGTTCGCCGTCAGTTCGACTCACACGCATTCCGGGCCGTGGCTGCGAGACTTCGCGCCGCTGATCTTCGCCGACATTCCGGCCGACCACGCGCCGCATCTGGAACAATACGAACGAGACCTCATCGATAAGCTGGTCGACGTTGTCGGCAAAGCCATTGACGCTCGTCGTCCCGCAACGCTGTCTGTCGGCAAAGGCAAAGCGGGTTTCGCGAAGAATCGCCGAGCACTCACGAACGGCCAGTGGGTCGGATTCGGCGAGACCGACCAAGGCCCGGTCGATCGTCGGCTGCCGGTACTGGCCGCTCACGATGCAGACGGGAAGCTGATCGCGGTGCTGGCCAACTATGCCTGCCATGCGACAACCGAAACGGGCGACTTCAACCAGATCAGTGGCGACTGGCCGGGATTCGCCGCCGACATGATCGAAGCCGACCATCCGGGAGCCGTCGCTCTGATCGCCATCGGCACCGGAGCCGACGCGAACCCCTCGCCACGCGGAACTCACGAGCAAGCGAAGCAGCACGGCCGCGAAGTGGCGGATGAGGTGAACCGGTCATTGCTGGCAACCGCGCGACGTGCAGTTCGGGAGGGCGAGTTGCATCCGCCGAGTCAAACGCCGTCTCAGCAGTCCCGGAGGGACGACATGACGATCATATTCAGTCCCGGGCGTCAGCCCGGGCGAAGGGAAACGTGACGAAAAAAACGCCGAAGCCCCGGAGGGGCGACATAACGATCGCGGACTCACATCGCGCCGCTCGCCAGGTCGAACCGCGCAATCTGCAGCCAGCCAACAGCAGGCAAAGCCTGCGAGCCAGCCCGTTCCAGCGCAGAGCCCTGGAACGAGTGACACTCGGTTTGAGCGCGCGAATGCCGCCCCTTCAGGGCTTACCGCATATTTCGTCAGCTCAACCCCGGGCTCACGCCCGGGGCTACAACATGCCGTGCCTTCGGCACTGACGTCTCGTTCCGAGGCTCTGCCTCGGAACGTCGAAACTCTGCCTCCGGTGCGGCACGAAACGCAGCCAGCCAACAGAAGGCAAAGCCTGCAAGGCAG contains these protein-coding regions:
- a CDS encoding amidohydrolase; its protein translation is MHRRRQLLAACVLTATLTSPVVVAQPPELIFLNGHIVTVDEPFSIAQAFAVRGEQITAVGSDDDVLLLKADSTRVIDLRGSTVLPGLIDSHTHPTGASMYEFDHPVPEMDTISDVLNYIRRRAELLDDGDWIVVQQVFITRLRDQRFPTRKELDLVAPRNPVLFRTGPDAAVNSLALEISGIGDDFEITDGEPGYLERDPKTGQLTGILRSCTRLIKTGATGKSPTDDDRTLRLKQLLTAYNAVGITSISDRNAGDAAIAIYQRLLNSGELSCRVFLYYAVNAQQPIEEIQKQIAQAASHPLHDRNERLWLRGVKIFLDGGMLTGSAYMRRPWGVSDIYSITDPDYRGLLYVEPEKLRQIAHAALSHELQMTAHSVGDGAVDALIDAYDHVNQTLPVAELRPCITHCNFMSAEAIDRMAALGIVADLQPAWLYLDGATLTKQFGLERMQYFQPYRSLFDAGVSVGGGSDHMQKIGSLRSVNPYDPWLGLWTVLTRLPRRMDNPLHSEQVISRQEALRLYTVNNAFLTFEEDRKGSLEPGKLADFIIVDRDVLTCSVDELRDTKVLETWLGGRRVYGAEESDPQP
- a CDS encoding AGE family epimerase/isomerase — protein: MVYLLTAAGRKSVADKYRDSLLNDVVPFWLRHGVDDEYGGIITGLDRDGTVIDTDKGMWQQGRWLWLLAELCNTVEARDEWLRTALRTADFIERFGFDQSDGRMWFQVTREGRPLRKRRYAFSESFAAIGFGELAQATGDRRYAELAQRCFHAFVSHVPPPKFTDERPARSLGMPMITIATAQDLRDSISLECANAWIDRSVEIICRDHRKPDIRCVMETVGLDGKIIDHFDGRTLNPGHAIEAAWFLMLDGRYRNDTVLQKTGCEMLDWMWERGWDREHGGLLYFVDVDGHPVQEYWHDMKFWWPQCELMLAALLAFELTGDAKYAGWHAKAHDWFFEHFADREHGEFFGYLHRDGTLSSTLKGNLWKGPFHIPRMLLWSWQWLTSDGHPQSSCTVPSRNP
- a CDS encoding acetylxylan esterase; the protein is MTAFAQPDGFNYDESKVPKYELPDLLTTVSGDRVTDGETWNRIRRPEILNLFEENVFGKLPPNVPQLRTRIRSRVDNALNGKAIRREITVFFSDDDSGPAMDLLVYTPAASSGPVPAFLGCNFHGNHTVDPDPAIHITESWVRNDKERGIADNRATDKSRGSSSSRWAVSRIIERGYGLVTVYYGDIDPDYDDGFHNGIHALFPGSENRDGNTGGSISAWAWGLSRALDVLESDPLIDGSRVAVFGHSRLGKTSLWAGATDPRFAMVISNDSGCGGAALARRRFGETVERINTSFPHWFCLNHRKYNGNEDAMPVDHHMLIALIAPRPVYVASAEEDTWADPKGEMLSLYHAGPVYELFGKHGLPSDTMPKVNEPVRTDVAYHIRTGKHDVTDFDWEQYMNFADAHLK
- a CDS encoding DUF2071 domain-containing protein, coding for MNTATTTSPAASLPDRIAGYQRWRDLLFVHWRIPASQLQPLIPNGLRVEEYDGTAWLGFVPFAMEGIRPWWSPAVPGISAFLETNVRTYVRHTSGKCGVWFFSLDANSRVAVRVARLFWHLNYIHSAMTLRRSDDSITYAGQRKTEPPIGYEVVCEPQLSSPLSVAEEGTCEQFLLERYTLFTVRRDGRICCGQVYHVPYEFRAVRLLTCEQTLTKAAGIEGLHKRSPDHAVFAPGVDVVVSRLEPLPT
- a CDS encoding lactate racemase domain-containing protein, encoding MTADLPTLRPDDVRNWLHTNLPVDDFRDRKVLLIVPDSTRTAPLNVLFPEIRRILGSVAKKLDLLVALGTHPPMPVPKLRTMLGIADDDPCDDVGLFNHAWNDPEALTTIGTLTEAETREISGGVLSQEVPVQINRRVPDYDVALVAGPVFPHEVVGFSGGNKYFFPGISGPELLNFFHWLGALITNVGIIGIQDTPVRRIVDRAARMIPVERRCLAFVVAADASPYGMFYGTPEDAWRQASELSGQVHIKRFRKPFRQVLSCAPEMYDELWVAGKCMYKLEPVVADGGELIIYAPHMKEISVTHAAAIEAVGYHVRDYFTKQWDRFKNHPWGALAHSTHVRGSGTFEDGVEKPRVTVTVASQIPREVCERINLAWRDPATIDVESFANREDEGILLVRKAGEHLHRLYDDA
- a CDS encoding M20/M25/M40 family metallo-hydrolase, encoding MLNRQMAAAFAGIMLLCPVAGVSADSEAFEAAVARVGGDIRYFASDELEGRGIETHGIELAAERITSEFARLGVKPGMPDGSYLQPFDVRIGDVVVAPETHVRLTHAGNQSIVLNRPNDYQPMRRGTNGMAAAELVFIGYGITAPEENYDDYAGIDVSGKILVMIRREPQHSRADGTFRGTETTQHSYIDTKLQLATNHGAAAVIFVNDLSTAASPDRDELTPPAGFGGAEAGIPFIHVRQLVVDRLLQIQPLKTGDGQQLSRFADVARHIDSTMTPISQSMDGWSADIQTEFKVDSVTTNNLIGVVEGEGPLSDETIVIGAHYDHLGFGGFGSRAAHRTGEVHNGADDNATGTAAVLELARRITAGPKPKRRMMFICFSGEERGLLGSRHYVQHPAVPLEETVAMLNFDMIGNLRNNQIEVNGVGSSPQFRAIVQSADQASPLNVRSVDSAFAGSDHLPFFQKGVPVLFCFTGLTDLYHTPDDDFNTINVDGVVRVIDYSEHLLRGIDALPVAPTFLDGKGRPRRRTRNIPVLGIRPDFSGDLDGQGVLVEFVSKDTGAEQAGVQVGDLIVGLNDTEIDSFPALTDFLKTSRAGDTIQVRVRRGQETLTIPVVLGAP